Genomic segment of Iocasia fonsfrigidae:
ACTAATTCCTTTCAAAGTAGGTCCAAAAACATAGTTCATGTCCAGTCTCTCAGCCAGGTATGCTACCTGATCAACAAAATTACTCCTTTTTTGTCGCTGGTCAACCTCATTTAAGCCAACTATATCAGCACCTGAATCCTTAATTACCCCTGCAATCCTGTCTAGAGCCAGCTTGCCATTAATACCACGTCCATGCTGAATATTATAAGTCATAATCTTAATTGAAGAGGTGCTTTCCCGGGTAGTTATATTACTGGATACAAGTACTGCTGATTTATTAGATATATTGAGCATATAAACAGTAACAATTACTATAATAACTACTATAATTAGAACTGCTGAATACTTCTTCATAAAGGGGCACCTCCTCTGTGCCTTATTATAACATATGTAATTTATTAATTCTATATGTTTGTGCTGGTAAATAATGTTATCAATTAACGAAAATAAATATCGTTGAATATAATATTTATGTAGAACAAAGGAGGTTACTTATGTCTTATAAGATTTATTTAGAGTTAAATACTAGACGCTTATATTTAAAAGAAAATGGTATAACTATTAATACATACCCAATAGCTGTCGGCAAGCCCTCAACCCCTACGCCAACAGGTGATTATAAGATCTTGAGCAAAATACTAAATCCCGGTGGTGTATTAGGTAGTAGGTGGATGCAGTTCACCTGGAGTGAACATGGTATACATGGGACAAATCAACCTTGGCTAATAGGTCAGGCTGTTTCTAATGGCTGTGTCAGAATGTATAATAATGATGTAGAACAGGTATATAGCAGGGTTTCTGTGGGAACAGCAGTTATTATCAGAAACTCCTTTAGCAATCCAGGTCAACCACTTAATCCTAAAGACCCTATTAATAAAAACAAATCAACATTTATTTAT
This window contains:
- a CDS encoding L,D-transpeptidase family protein, whose protein sequence is MSYKIYLELNTRRLYLKENGITINTYPIAVGKPSTPTPTGDYKILSKILNPGGVLGSRWMQFTWSEHGIHGTNQPWLIGQAVSNGCVRMYNNDVEQVYSRVSVGTAVIIRNSFSNPGQPLNPKDPINKNKSTFIYTVRKGDSLWKISRRYNVSIQEIKTLNKLDSNTIYPGQKLLIPTRN